attatatttgtctatatgtaaatattcttgtaatgaatattttcattataaatctacttgaatttcttaatttatgaaattagaataaatcaaatatctctaattattattttctgtagaCTTTTAGTTCCAGTCGACGTAATtcgttaattgaaaataatataaagctgTTACCAGGAGAAGTTCTTATTGCCGAGGCACAAAGTGTCCTTATGTTTTCACCTGTCAGTGATTTAAAACAAGGTACATCTGGTATTTTGTCAGTGACTAATTTCAAACTTACATTTATTACCAGCGATGATTCAAATGGAGAGGTaacaatcattaatttataattataattattaattgttaaaggACAAATATATGGGCAAAACTAATGATAAGATATTGAATAATCTATATTACAGGATACTATTCGTCAACAAAATCATTTGTATGGATATACCGATACatgtttaacaaatattgatGAAATCTTTATAATGGTAGGTGATAAGAAAAGAAAGCTAGTCTCTGGAAGTACAGTACCATCAAAAGTGaaaggaatatttattatatgcaaagtgagttttttattttataatgtgagaatataatgtacattaaattatagtactctttaattaatattaagatatcacactatactgaaaaatataaataaatatcaaaatttagtCTGTGTGTATATCActtaattattagtaattataacattaaagcAATTTTGTTATGTATTACATCTGCATATGTATGATTGTAATGTGACTTTTGTATCATGTTATAATTTACAGAATCTAAGGACATggttgttttcttttaaattttcaccTATTGGACATGGTAAAAATCTCTTGACTGCATTACTACATCATGCTTTTCCTAGCAGGCATCAGCTGTTGTTTGCCTATGATTACAAGTTAGTATCATATACTAAGCAAAGAATATacagttgtattaaaattgtaacaaagaATTCcctgattaaaataattttgcaataatttaaatatttttacgaaaaattaaaatttttaacaagtcatacatttttacaaatttgtgAAAACTATTAGAAATTCATGGAATAAGTTGTAAtaagatgtaaaatatatttacaaaatacaaGTTTTTACTTTCTACAAACATTTTTACGAGTGATGTAGTAGTAGAAATTATGGATTACTAAtgtaattgtagaaaattgcAACTActctatgtaaatttttatgaaaaattataaacatgaCCCAAATTGTAGTTTGACataaaagtatgtaaaaataatctaaaaagttGTAGTtacatcataaaaaattgtaatttttgtaaaatatgcaGCTATTTCCACtaaaatgtacaaaagattttatataatatttagcttgaaatttttgtttgtttcaTATTACAGAGAGGCTTATTATAGTAGCCTTGACAAAAATGTTCAATTATTTCGCGATATTTTGGATTGgcaaaatgaattaaatagaatactGTGTAGTGATGAAATAAGGAAAGGCTGGAGGTTATCCATGGTCAACGCCAAATTTCAACTTTGTCCTAGGTAGCTTGttcatctttttttgtattgaacatatttatatataattatatttataacgtttaaaacacataatttttcatttttattatgtattgttTATTTGCAGTTTATCACAATACATAGTTGTGCCTGCATCTGTAACTGATAGCCAGTTGACAGACGCAGCTCGACATTTTCAAGGTAATAGACCACCAGTATGGTCTTGGACAAACTCACATGGTGCAGCATTAGTAAAAATGTCTGAATTGGTGCCAACAATAACAGAGAgaatacaagaaaatattatgtttgaaAATGTTCGAAAAAGCCATCCTCAAAAGATGCCACCAGTTGTTATCGaattgaataaagaaattaatgtaaaattaataggaGCAagttttactaaatttattaGCTTATGCTCACcaggtaaaatttaaattacattctaTAAATGCGCGatttttacaaagtttttaagtgtattttaattatatatatactgggAATTCGACAACAGGTGGGACCAAATTTAAGAAATGAttctacatgataaaataagacgaaaatcaagaataacaaaattgtgATGAAAGCttcgtttatttataaatatttgaaaattttcgtgaaAGGTGCCTGAAGCATGGTAATCCGTAAAATTTTTGGCAAGCATTTTTATGTAAGCTATATCGACTGAATCACTTTCAAAATACTCTATGACGCAAAAGTATACGGCGAATTGTGGATACCTTTTACATgaactttcaaatatttattattaaaaacaaagcgTTCACagcaattttgttattctcgatttttttgtcttattttattatgtagaaTCACTCTTTAAATTTTGTCCCATTTGTTGTcgaacaccctgtatgtatgtacgtatgtatgtaatacaatgtgcgtgcgtgcgtgcgtgcgtgcgtgcgtgcgtgcgtgcgtgcgtgcgtgcgtgcgtgcgtgcgtgcgtgcgtgcgtgcgtgcgtgcgtgcgtgcgtgcgtgcgtgcgtgcgtgcgtgcgtgcgtgcgtgcgtgcgtgcgtgcgtgcgtgcgtgcgtgcgtgcgtgcgtgcgtgcgtgcgtgcgtgcgtgcgtgcgtgcgtgcgtgcgtgcgtgcgtgcgtgcgtgcgtgcgtgcgtgcgtgcgtgcgtatatatacatgtatgtgtatatttcagaaaatatcAGACAATTCTGGATTCAagataataacttttattcattattagaGAATACAAAATGGCTTAAATATGTATCATATTGTCTACAAAAGGCAGTTGAAGTTTGTGAACGTCTTAATTTAGGAATTTCTGTCATCTTGCAAGGTAGAGGTTAAAATAATGTAGTATTATGATCTAAATGATctctgtattattaataatagtaatgaatgttatgatataataataatatacaggaTGACAGCAAATACTCTATCCAGACTTCGTgatctagaaaatttaattttgaacaaaattgtTCTTTAAACATAGATCCGCTTCTTTAAAAAGTTACCTAGAAGTGACTTAGCGcatggaataaaatattttctttaaaaaatactttttatttatactattatgATCTCAACTAACTTTTAATGTTCATCTTGTTAATTACTCCACTAAAAGTCAACTtctaaaagagaatattttccatCCCTTCCATATGCTAAACTACTGTTAAAGTTATTTGTTTGGAATTCAATTGTCCTCCTCCTTTCAGATCACGAAGTCTGATTGAAACGTTTGGAATCATCCTGTATATGTTAAAATGCATAATACTAACTATACAAAGGACTAATATTTTGCTAAACAATGAAGATAGtgacttaaaatataaataatgatctaTAATAGAAATCTTTTTTGATTGAAGAAGGTGCTGGTAGAGATTTATGCTGTGTTATATCAAGTTTAGCACAACTGTTATTGGATCCTCACTTTCGTACTATAACTGGTTTTCAGtcattattacaaaaagaatGGATTGCTGGAGGTCATCCATTTTGTGATAGATTAGGTCATATCATTAAATCTAATTCGGGAAAGGTGCTCATaatatctcatttattttataaacatttaaaacaaCATGTTAactaacattattttttatttatatagtctccattatttcttttattcctTGATTGCGTTTGGCAATCATATCAACAATACCCAACAGAATTTGAATTTACGGAAACATACTTGACCACGTTATGGGATGCAGCACACATTTCCATTTTTGATACTTTTATCTTCAACTGTGAAAGAGATCGAGCAGTGGCAGCTatggtaataaatatttctttatttaaatttttgtttatttattatcaaagatgtagctttattacaaataactcgaatattatattcttattttttcaggATCCTAATACACCTCTTGTACTTCGTAGCGTTTGGGATTGGCGAGAGCAATTCAACGATCAggatatattgttattttataatcctttatttatttctcatagTATCAAAAAGATAGAGAATACGAAAGTTATAAAACctttatatactatttctaGTTTAGAACTTTGGACACAATGCTACTTTCGTTGGATACCAACACTTGAGATTCATAACGGTGGACAAAGGCATATCGAATTTTACATTAGATTACTACAAAATAACGTAAATCaacttgaaataaatgtaaatgataaTCGCGGTTTACCCGTAGATAACGATAAAATCGATATCTATTCCCTTCATACGAATATTGATAGCTTTTATCCCTTTAGTAATAAAAGATCGAGAAATACTATTAGTGCCccgattataaataattcaatcttTTTAACAGAGAGCTTATTAGATGCACAATCATTAATAACTACAACTGATTAATGGGatgttatttcaatataatgtaGAATGTACCTGATTACATTCTCTTTCCTTTTAGTTGTAGATAGTggaaaaaacaattttgcaaataattttttcttaatatgataaaaacaaaataaatgttattttaaagattattagtgtttttaaaaaagtttaaaagttaGTGAAACATCCGTAAACAAAAAGATGATATAGgtacattacatatatgtatatatagggtgtcctataattagttaaaaatctgctaatggcagattcttgagattatttggaatcgatttttcctcagcgaaaatatcgaaagatgtcattattttttgcaagtttccaaatttattatatatctttgtaattaagccataaattaaaattctattaaagtaaattttatctgaaattaacaaAAGAATGTAGTtgtggtaattttttaactccaaaaagtttataaaaagcacctttttttcaatcgcttataactctgaaattattgatgcctcgacattttcaatgaggaaaaattgtctccaaattatttcaagaatctgtcattagcaaatttttaagggtcgacaggaccgacgagaaaattccagcgtcactgtcaccaacattgagaaatgaattcttattCAATGTTTGGTGTATGTCTGTATACGTACAAACACCATTGCATTTTAAGAGAGACGAAGACGACATTATTGTCTTTCATTGTCTCTCCTTAGCAAGCGGTGCTGCCAActcaatttcttataattagctGCACTTGCACTTTAGGTACAGATACAATATTCTATTCGGTAATATTTTGCCTCGaagaagttatatttctttataaaacttttttgctACATTTCTTGTAAAGTTTATTACCCCGCTAAAGAGCCGGATTTTGCATTttggcttttaaaaaatttataataattacaatcagTGCACCTGGTCTATATACTTCATTCACGATCAGTATACCTTATTCatgtcaattttatgaaattttattttaagccttttttccaaaaaatcgcTCTTTAGTGGGCTGCGAGAAATCCTGAATAAGAATATCATTGTTAAATAtgattcttaatttatagccGAAATATCGtcaaaaagaatttgtagTTCCGAAGTCTCCGCATGAGGTCTCCACTGTGGGTCCTCTCGACCCTTGACTAATTAGAAGACGCCCTATATACAGGATAGGCCATTTTAATCTTTCCACTAAAATATCTCAGAATCCATAAgttttagacaaaaatgtttcagacaaacaTTGTATAGTTTCGAGGGGGctataagatggtaccattgctTTGACCTTaaagagtcatttgaaggtcatgtgaaggtcgcctcaatttttttaaatggaacacccaattttttattgtatattcttgtagctgacttcgagagctctccaaaacactataatcaaatgttttatcgtgaagtacttttcgagttataaggcttcaaagttccaatattttgacataaaatacaagatatctcgtaaaatattcattttatcttaacctaatacttttatacacagaataatgagacgaatcaattggtataattaaaacacataattatgttaaagtaaaaatctgaatttgcaactagcagttacacattttactttaacataattatgtgttttaattacgccaattgatttgtctcattattctgtgcataaaagtattaaggtaagataatcgagaaatgaatattttacgagatatcttgtattttatgtcaaaatattgcaaatttaaagccttataattcgaaaaatgcTCAATGAAAatcatttgattatagtgttttggaaagctctcaagatgagctacaagaatatgcaataatatatagggtattccatttaaaaaaattgagttgACCTTTACGTGatcttcaaatgactcttaaaggtcaaaccaatggtaccatcttatggccccctcgaaaccatacaacttttgtctgaaacatttttgtttaaaacttatggattttgagatatttcagtggaaaaattaaaatggtataccctgtgtatatgtatacacatatatatgtatacacagggtaggtgtctcataactaatgagccaacgctcgtgagtgggtagagtacagtgaactaAACAAAATAGTATTaagtcattttgcgattttcggaataattatgaaaataattattccgaatattttaaatattaattaaaaacgcttagcgaacaatattatacatatctacaagatgtccggtaataatcaccccaactctctagggcagatagaacAGGTCaaattgaacataaaagtcctgtatcattttgcgattagcacaataattattgaactattaattaaaaacgctcagggtATGCTGAGCGCTATATGCGACGTGCGCtcatacgctgagcgtttttaattaatattttaataattattgcgaaaatcggaaaatgatacaggatttttatattcagtgtgacctgctctatcagccctagCGAGGTggagcgattattaccggacatcctgtacatatgtatagtattgttcgctaagcgtttttaattaatattttaataattattgggaaaatcgcaaaataacctaatacttttttgttcaattcactgtactctatccgttcacgagcgttggctcgttagttatgagacaccctgtatatatatatatatatatatatatatatatatatatatatatatgcgtgtgcgcgtgcgtgcgtacgtgaATGCGTTTTTATGCAAATCTTAATATgagaatgaaaaaatagataattttcatagtttttaagatatttattacaaatcgatttattttacCAATTGatacataaagtatatttatagttacatatcaaatttattattgaggTTATCtaataagtttaaataatttaacataaataatatttgaaagaaaggAGGCgcgaataaaaaagagaaaaaataatatattgaaagagagaaatataacaCGAACATGACAGacgaatttataaattactcttacaattagcagaatattatcttttctatTTAGTCATCTAAAGTtctaaagtatttaaaattcgtaaatatgtttttattattttccctttttatcattaaaaaattaatattaaagcaatattctttcttttatatctctaaaagattttaagttattcaaaaattcaagcacacttttttttcttttataaattttctctgaGATAAAATATCACACTAAGGATTGGCTGAATATtacaactaaatataataatatttctccaaTGACTTATCAAACtacataaaatcattattattaaaacataacaAACAACTAtacttgattatattaatatttatttttttaattttttttgtgaattgtttgttgattttttattcgttacTGTTAATCCAATTTTGATGTTTCTTAGATGTTAATTTAAGGCTCTTGAATACTCACGGCGGCCATATTGAAATGGTGACATCGAGGCGAGAAAATACAGCCCAATTTACGTTGCatttaacttataaataaatagatattttagtaaaaacaaCACTACAGATCGCTTCAGCACACTTGAAAAAATGTACCGCCACTAATCCTTTCTCTTGACAATTAAGAAATAGCTGTAAATTAAGTCCAAAACAAAGCCTAGAAATGCGGAAAAGCATACGTTTTGACAATTATCGAAAGGAGTATTAAATGTGTCTTCACCTTATAAAGCTTATTCGCCGTACAATTTTACAGGTTTCATAAGTACATTGAACATCACAAGCACTAGCATAAAGCAAATAATCACTAAATAAAGTGCAACGTAAATTGGGCTGTCATTTCTCGCTTACGAGACCATTTTTCACGCCTTATAGTTCATCGATTAATAGTAGTAAGGTACTgcatgaaaatttttacatgtgGGTAACTTGTGGGTAATATGGTAAtgataggtaggtaggtaggtaggtaatGTAggcgcacacacgcacacattaatctttttatatatatttttacttttatatattgatattattgattacattttttattttgtaatcattattattatatattattaatcattaaatcatatattattaattattataattaaaaatgaataaagacTCTGATCCGCGGCTCGTATTCCACTCGCTACCATGTCCTCGTTCTCTCCAGCCTTCTCCTCTCCATCCCCTTCTTCCTCTCCATTCTCCTTCTCTTCTCCagcctcctcttcctctccaCCTTACTCGTCCTCTCGGTCTTCCTCCTctccatttttctttatttacttttgatgaGTAGTAGctataacataaaaaacaaaataaataaattaaatttacaaaataatgattttaaaatttattgtaattacatTCCACATAGCAAAAGTTAATCCGAGGTATGTTCATCGGATGTATTTCTAGGGATTTTCAGATATCCAAAGTTCATCCGTGTAAAACCCAAGGATGTATTTGAGATATACCATAGTATAACTAGTAGGGGCACTCTTTGTCGGCACTTTGATCTTTTTGTCTTTAATCACGTGGTATTTTGCCATGTTTTTGGACTAATATTCAGTGGCGTATCAATCGTTCAAGGAATCTGCGTTACATTTATGCCGTGAAAGGaatgtatgaaaattttataaattttaaaaaattaagaaaaagttacaaaattatgtaaaaaataaaagaaataaaaataatttatagttttatatattcacaaatatattatagtgttaCCTCTGTGATGCACTCTTACAGATTTCACACTACCACATATACAACAATTGTCTGATTGGTTCCTCCCAAAAACATGGCGGATGCGCAGAATGGATCGACGCAAACCCCGAAAAAGCTCGGAGTGCCCCTACTAGTTAAACTATGGATATATTGAGGATGCCAAAATGTCCGCTCATTAGATATCTGTATAAAATCCAAAAATTGATATCCTTAggatattcttatataatatataatagataattatccTAAGGATATTCTTAGGATAATTACGTAGTAATAAAATTCGATCTCAACTATGTCCACTGGATGTTTCTAAATGCCTTTTTTGCTATCCTATAGGTTAATCAATATGCACTAATAGTGAATTCGATTGGATACATTAGTGCGCACTGAGTGCACATAAAGGTACTCAGACAGCACAAAGTCGACTAAAAGTATTACTAAAACTGGGcatatttttgtcaaagacatcttttagtcgAAGCGTTTAGTCAACGGAAAGTTGACTTAAAGCTGTCTTATGACCCGAATTCAGTCGCTTATAAGCCTATCCATATGTTGACTAAAAGATGACTATTATAGATATCTTTCAGTCGTCTTTATAGTTTCTTTTAGcagagagaagcctgagagGCGCCATGAAGCCGTTTTTGAGGGAACCCATTTTCACCGCGgtacagtggcgctaactggatCGATTTTAGAGCCGGTGGAACTACGTAGCTGGATCGACTTTCCAGCGGTTTGCGTCCGCGCTAGATCCACAAATTATGATTCGTGTCCGTACTAGATCTATAACTGTGGATCtcaaaagtacgaaacatatacattcattaatattttattacatattattaattgtaactgcgcgtgatcttttttcactttaacatatattatgaagtaatatGTTGGAGATTTGAATCTCGAAGTATCATTATCCCTAGAGCCACGGCTGGAGTCTTTTCTTAGTTACTTTACTTACTTACATGTGGCAGCACTGTACCCCTTCCGTATTATTCTTTACGCCGTCGTGTACTCTtaacagataaaatatatgcaagttTGTCTATTCAGATATCACTGCTACTCGTTATTATTCCACACGTCCTCAACAGGTTAAGGGCCCAGGAGATTAATCGAACCATCAAGGAAGTCGAAGCGAAATATTCACCCAGCGCACCGCGAAATCTTCGAACAGCCatcctttcttttctttccgtGAGCTCGATCGAATCGAGGAAAACAAAAATGGCCATATTAGGTATTACAAGGATAGATGCTCTCAATCGAGAAAACTATGATACCTGGGAGATGCACATGGAGGCGCTATTGATAAAGAACGACGCTTGGGGTTATGTCTCGGGTACAAAGACCAAACCGGAGGTTATACCAAACGACAACACAAGCAGAGCAGCACACGATGCCTGGATGATTAACGACCGGAAAGCTAGATCCgacattattttatcgataagCTCCACTGAGCTTAAACAAATTAAGGGATGCGAAACTTCCCGAGACGTGTGGCAACATCTTGAAGAGATTTATCAATCAAAAGGACCAGCGCGAAAGGCCATGTTATTGAAGCAATTGATCCTCACACGGATGCAGAAGGACGACGACGTGCGCGAACACTTGCGAAAATTCTTCGACGCGGTCGACAAGCTAGCCGAAATGGAAGTGGAAATAAATGCAGATCTTCTcgcaattttattgttatacagTCTTCCGTCCACGTTCGATAACTTTTGTTGTGCGATAGAGTCCAGAGACGAGTTGCCCAGCCCGGAGACTTTACGAGTCAAAATCATCGAGGAAAGCGACGCACGAAAACACGATACGCAAAGAGACATCTCGAATGCAATGGTCGCAAACAAACACAATGGCAAACCGAGCAGAATGCACAAGAAGAAAAGCGGATTTCCAGTTAAAGACAGTTCGAACACAGTAAAATTAAAGTGTTATCGGTGTAAAAAGAC
Above is a genomic segment from Anoplolepis gracilipes chromosome 3, ASM4749672v1, whole genome shotgun sequence containing:
- the LOC140663876 gene encoding myotubularin-related protein 10-B isoform X2 translates to MENKNSNNFISYVELEEHKLQTFSSSRRNSLIENNIKLLPGEVLIAEAQSVLMFSPVSDLKQGTSGILSVTNFKLTFITSDDSNGEDTIRQQNHLYGYTDTCLTNIDEIFIMVGDKKRKLVSGSTVPSKVKGIFIICKNLRTWLFSFKFSPIGHGKNLLTALLHHAFPSRHQLLFAYDYKEAYYSSLDKNVQLFRDILDWQNELNRILCSDEIRKGWRLSMVNAKFQLCPSLSQYIVVPASVTDSQLTDAARHFQGNRPPVWSWTNSHGAALVKMSELVPTITERIQENIMFENVRKSHPQKMPPVVIELNKEINVKLIGASFTKFISLCSPENIRQFWIQDNNFYSLLENTKWLKYVSYCLQKAVEVCERLNLGISVILQGAGRDLCCVISSLAQLLLDPHFRTITGFQSLLQKEWIAGGHPFCDRLGHIIKSNSGKSPLFLLFLDCVWQSYQQYPTEFEFTETYLTTLWDAAHISIFDTFIFNCERDRAVAAMDPNTPLVLRSVWDWREQFNDQDILLFYNPLFISHSIKKIENTKVIKPLYTISSLELWTQCYFRWIPTLEIHNGGQRHIEFYIRLLQNNVNQLEINVNDNRGLPVDNDKIDIYSLHTNIDSFYPFSNKRSRNTISAPIINNSIFLTESLLDAQSLITTTD
- the LOC140663876 gene encoding myotubularin-related protein 10-B isoform X1 — translated: MENKNSNNFISYVELEEHKLQTFSSSRRNSLIENNIKLLPGEVLIAEAQSVLMFSPVSDLKQGTSGILSVTNFKLTFITSDDSNGEDTIRQQNHLYGYTDTCLTNIDEIFIMVGDKKRKLVSGSTVPSKVKGIFIICKNLRTWLFSFKFSPIGHGKNLLTALLHHAFPSRHQLLFAYDYKEAYYSSLDKNVQLFRDILDWQNELNRILCSDEIRKGWRLSMVNAKFQLCPSLSQYIVVPASVTDSQLTDAARHFQGNRPPVWSWTNSHGAALVKMSELVPTITERIQENIMFENVRKSHPQKMPPVVIELNKEINVKLIGASFTKFISLCSPENIRQFWIQDNNFYSLLENTKWLKYVSYCLQKAVEVCERLNLGISVILQEGAGRDLCCVISSLAQLLLDPHFRTITGFQSLLQKEWIAGGHPFCDRLGHIIKSNSGKSPLFLLFLDCVWQSYQQYPTEFEFTETYLTTLWDAAHISIFDTFIFNCERDRAVAAMDPNTPLVLRSVWDWREQFNDQDILLFYNPLFISHSIKKIENTKVIKPLYTISSLELWTQCYFRWIPTLEIHNGGQRHIEFYIRLLQNNVNQLEINVNDNRGLPVDNDKIDIYSLHTNIDSFYPFSNKRSRNTISAPIINNSIFLTESLLDAQSLITTTD